In Pecten maximus chromosome 10, xPecMax1.1, whole genome shotgun sequence, one genomic interval encodes:
- the LOC117336488 gene encoding uncharacterized protein LOC117336488, which yields MADSPRRSRYKRWRSRTLDFLHTRPVLIVISILILIDCLSLLGQMMSDIQSMQIRFQLEEDNIQVFENHLKMASDNESFPDVSSISDVMIFLRNNMDVILSDRCSSFCVRPSSTENKEVERIGVIRDVNSPKTTPRTTDIPCMNSKHIWIQFNEGAESTFVVGEMDLNFKRHVEHESHGTLGGIYIVSQILNITGVVIVTFMFVEIILRTVCRGRYFYKKKLEVLDSIIGTVAFVLDVSYMFGQWASSPADSATILILLLPWRFGRVIYSLITAMNHQHHIQMKLLKSAKRTSDVRLAHARKLVLQMEKDAQSLTLLCRRKMATDTEIDSCYCRTTTAAVSKFGSTLLMISAPALSESGLYHQGSRGHLFQEVFDEAENVCGDVNNNTTPPTEDVEEPECPRTLRRAGPRVVNVTPPLAYQPLVDRPGAPVSVVEPCRRLLDETSSTDSSEKSSLDRETTYL from the exons ATGGCGGACAGCCCACGACGGAGTCGATATAAAAG ATGGCGCTCTCGGACGCTTGACTTCCTCCACACTCGACCCGTCCTGATCGTCATCAGTATCCTCATCCTCATCGACTGTCTGTCTCTCCTCGGACAGATGATGAGTGATATACAGTCCATGCAGA tTCGATTTCAGCTTGAAGAGGATAACATCCAGGTATTTGAAAATCACCTAAAAATGGCATCAGATAATGAGTCATTTCCGGACGTTTCAAGCATAAGTGATGTCATGATTTTTTTACGAAATAACATGGATGTGATTTTAAGTGATCGTTGTTCTAGTTTCTGTGTTCGACCAAGCTCAACTGAGAATAAGGAAGTAGAACGTATTGGAGTAATTCGCGATGTGAACTCCCCTAAAACTACCCCAAGGACTACCGATATTCCTTGTATGAATTCTAAGCATATATGGATTCAATTCAACGAAGGGGCCGAGTCAACTTTCGTCGTTGGTGAAATGGATCTAAATTTCAAGCGTCATGTTGAGCACGAATCGCACGGAACTCTGGGAGGAATATACATCGTCTCACAGATTTTAAATATCACAGGCGTCGTAATCGTCACGTTTATGTTTGTTGAG ATTATTTTGAGAACAGTATGCAGAGGGAGATATTTCTACAAGAAGAAACTCGAG GTGTTAGACTCTATCATTGGTACTGTGGCTTTTGTTCTGGATGTTTCATATATGTTCGGCCAATGGGCGAGCAGTCCCGCCGACTCTGCGACCATCCTCATCCTACTGTTGCCATGGAGATTCGGTCGTGTCATTTACA GTTTGATCACTGCTATGAACCATCAACATCATATTCAAATGAAGCTTCTCAAGTCCGCCAAACGGACATCTGACGTGAGGCTAGCTCACGCGCGAAAGCTTGTGCTGCAGATGGAG aaaGATGCGCAGTCGTTGACACTGCTTTGCAGACGAAAGATGGCGACGGACACCGAAATAGATTCTTGTTATT GCAGGACCACTACTGCAGCAGTATCCAAGTTTGGCTCCACATTGCTCATGATTAGCGCCCCTGCATTGAGTGAATCCGGGTTATACCACCAGGGGTCGCGCGGTCATCTCTTCCAGGAGGTGTTTGATGAGGCTGAGAATGTATGTGGTGATGTGAATAATAATACCACGCCTCCGACTGAAGATGTCGAGGAGCCCGAGTGTCCACGGACCCTGAGGCGTGCTGGCCCGAGGGTAGTGAATGTTACACCGCCACTCGCATATCAACCGCTGGTTGACCGACCCGGGGCCCCAGTTAGTGTGGTAGAGCCTTGCAGGAGGCTTCTTGATGAGACTAGTTCAACAGACTCATCAGag AAAAGCAGTTTAGATAGAGAGACCACGTATCTGTGA